The genome window GAACTGTTTAGGAATGCTTCTTGCAACACTTCTGGCCAAACTATTTCGCGTTTTCCTTCTTCCCCGCCAAATACACTGACTAGAATGAGACCGACTATAATTGCCGGGGATTCCATTAATGCTAGCGCGGCTACCATGTAACCGTCAAAGTCGATTCCCTGTGCTGTGAGGAAGGAGGTTGCAGTGATAAATGTGACGGCGCTGATGGAACCGTAGGTGGCTGCGATCGCTGCGGCATTGTAGGAGTCGAGTTTTATCCTCAGAATTAAAAAAGTATAAATTGGTACTAGCATTGACATCAGCATGGCGGCCACAATTGTCAGGGCGATTTGCTGGTCAATTCCGCTTTTGGACAGTTCGACACCGCCTTTAAATCCGATCGCAAACAGCAGGTACAGCGAAAACAGTTTGGGGATGGGGGCTGGAATTTCTAAATCAGATTTGAGAAAAATTGCCAGCATTCCCATGAAAAAAGCTAATATGGGTGGATTTAAGATATTTGACGCTACTAAACTCAAATCCACGATCGTTCACTCCCATTTCTTGCGTTTTTAATATTACTTCCCCAGTAATTGTGGCACGAGAATGGATCAATAGAGCGATCGAACTTTGGACGCGAAAGCTCGATCGGGATAAATACCGCCAAATACGGCAAAGGCACAAAGTGCACACCTTACAACCAGTAAGGCGTGCACTTCGCACCCGCAGGTTAAGTATTTGTGTTTAACTAAGCAACAGTCAAATAAGACTCTAGGGCTTCGGAACCACCGATCAACTTGCCGTCGATAAATACTTGCGGCACAGTTGTAGCCCCAGTCATAGCCCGGAGCGATCGGGTTGTGATCTCCCGGCCCAAGACGATTTCTTCATAATCCAAGCCATGTTTACTCAGCATTGCCTTAGCCTTAGCGCAGAAGGGACAGCCGATTTTTGTAAACAGCGAAACGACCTTGGGCTTGGCTGCTGCGGAGTTGATGTAGTTGAGCATCGTCTCGGCATCGGACACTTTGAAAGGGTCTCCCGGTTCCTCTGGCTCAATAAACATTTTTTCAACCACGCCATCTTTTACCAGCATCGAATAACGCCAAGACCGCTTCCCAAAGCCTAAATCTGTTTTGTCTACCAGCATTCCCATGCCTTCGGTAAACTCGCCGTTACCGTCGGGAATTAACGTCACATTGTCTGCTTCTTGGTCTTTTGCCCACTCGTTCATCACAAAGGTGTCGTTGACGGAAATGCAAACGATTTCATCTACGCCGTTTTCTTTGAAAACTTTCGCCAATTCGTTGTAACCGGGGAGGTGCGTTGACGAACAAGTAGGAGTAAAGGCTCCTGGTAGCGAGAACACTACTACGGTTTTGCCTGCAAATATATCATCCGTGGTGACATCGACCCACTCGTTGTCTTTGCGAGTGCGAAAGGTGACTTTGGGTACTCTTTGACCTTCGTGGTTCGTCAGCATGATTTTAAATTTTTGGGTACTTGGGTTCCATTCCTTTGCTTATTATAGCGTACTCATAACGAGTATGACTTGTCAAGGGAGGCGAGTTTTTTTCTCGGACTTGGGCGCGCGCGAGCTCAGTTCATTGTCTTTGCGACGACAGTTTGAATCATAGTCCGAATCAATCTCACGGCGGGCGCGAACTCAGTTCATTGTCTTTGCGACAGCTAGCAGATTTAAAACTTGCAGTTTAAGTAGGTCGGCAATTCTGCCTCCATTCCTTTGCTGCTGCTAACGGGTGAGGATTTTTTACACATTCTCTCAACATATCGATATCAATTCCCGGTAGCAATTCGCTTTGTGTGATTAATTCATAACCGCAGTTGGGCGCGAATTCAACCGGAATTTCTTCTCGCAAATGGTAGATAGAAAATCGGTCATTTCGCCAGAACCAAACCTCTCGCACATTCAACCTTCTATACAGTTCTAGTTTATTGATACTGCCACTGGTAACAATCACTTCAATTACCAAATCGGGAAATTCTTGATCTGTCCCAATACAGTAAGCTTCATCCGGTTCCGTACCGCCACTTTTTTCCTCTTGTCGCAGAGTTGTAGACCCAAAAGGAAAATATTCTATTTCAGCTTCTACAAAGTAAATTTCTAGCAGATTTCCAATGCCAGTTTTGCGACTTTCATGGCGGCGAGAAGGCGACATAATTTCCAAAACTCCATCTAAATAAGTAACTCGATATCCCGCTGTATCTCCAATCCGATTCAGCAGTGTCTCGTATTGTTCCCAGTTGGCGCTATCGGTAATGTAGCGATCTTCAGGATCTTGGCGTTGGAGTGCTTGTTCCTTAAGTAGCGTATCTAGCTCGCTCGTCAGCATCGGTATTACCTCCTTACAAGTTGTTCTAATCTTAGCTCAAGTTTATTCCCAATCAAATTGCCTCCCCAAATATTCCTCTACTTCCTGGTTGTAAGGTCGGAAATAATCGCTCAACCAATCGCGAACCGATTCATTGACAGGCTGGTAAGAACCGGGATTAGCATTTTGGTACTCAGATAATTGATATTCCGGCAAATCTAAGAATTCTAAAACTTGCTTGAGTGTTGTCGCCGCACCTGCATAAAAATCTTCGCTTTTCAAAATTAACAACTGTTCTGGGGGAAAGAAAGTGCGCCATTTTTTGATAAATTCTATGTACCTACCGCGAGCTAAATAATTCCCCGGTTCTTCGCCGATGATGTATTCTGGATTTTGATTCAACCGTTCAACTTCATCGCTAATTGCTCGATCGAGCGATCGCGCTTCCCAATTTAAGCCAGTCAAGCGGTAAAATTGAGAAATCGCCCGATCGACCGGATTTCGTAAAAGTACAATCAGTTTCGCCTCTGGAAACAGGCTGTAGAGACGTTCCGGTGCTTCCCTAGAGTCAAAATAGCTCGGACTTGCTTCGCCAGTTACAAATTGCTCTCCCGAAGGCATGGGCGGAAAATGAGCCAAATACCAATCAATCCCTCTGTCAAAGTGCCACGAAAAAAAATCCATCTCCTTTTTAATCGGAGTCAAAATTTGCGGGTGTTGAGCTAAATAAGTATACAGAGAAGTCGTGCCGCACCGCTGACAACCAATAATTATAAAGTTAGGAACTTTGACTGGTTTTAAGTTCCAATTTTGTGGCACAGGCATCTTGCCTGTCTCTTGTTGTGGAACAGGCATCTTGCCTGTATCTGCTTGTGGCACAGGCATCTTGCCCGTATCTGCTTGTGGAACAGGCATCTTGCCTGTATCTGCTTGTGGAACAGGCATCTTGCCTGTATCTGCTTGTGGAACAGGCATCTTGCCTGTTCTCTTACTGATAATAGATGCAAAACTTTGTTTGTAACTGACAGTTCGATAAAAATCAATCGCCTCGGCAATTTTACCTTGCCTCGTCAAAGCTTCCCCCAAATTCAGATAAGGCCAAAAAGCCTCCGGTTTAGCTGCAACAACTTCGCGGCACAATTTCTCAACTTCATCTAGCTTGTTTTGCCTAACAAAAACTTCCCACAAATTGTAATAAAACCACCAAGGAAGATCGGGATTTATTTTTAGTGCTTGGAAAAATGCCGCCGCCGCTTCCTCCCAATATTTTTGGTGGCTCAGAACAGCACCTAAATTGTAATAAGACCAGCAATCATCAGGTTTTTGGGCGACAGTTGCGCGAGATGAGGCTAATGCGCGATCCTCTTCGAGGGCTTCCCTAACGCACTTTTCTTGCTGCTGCAACAACTCCTCTAATTCCCCTGACAGTCCTGCACAACTCGGCATATTTGTCAATAAAAAATTGTAAATAATAATTGCGCTTTTTGGGCGATCGTACTTGGCTAAATTCTTTCCTAACTGCAAATAAAACTCCCCATTTTTCGGTGTAATTTGCAATTGCGATTGTTCTAACACTAAGTTGAAATCCGACTCAGTTTGTCTGAGAGCGTATCCCAACTTATCGTAAATTCCCGGCAAATCTCCGTCAATTTCAACAGCTTTTAAATACGTAGCGATAGCTTCATCCCACTGTTTTAGTTTAGTTAAAGCGTCGCCTAAATTGCAAAAAGACCAAGCAAAATCCGAGTTGAGTGCAATCTCGCAGCGGTAAGCAGCAGCAGCCTCTTCCCATCGCCGAAGTTTCAGCAAAGCATCGCCCAGATTGTGATATGACCAGGAAAAATCTGGATTTAACTCAACCGCTTTTTTGTAAGCAGCGACAGCTTCCTCCCATTTTTCAAGTTTCAGCAAAACATCGCCCAAACAGTGATAAGACCAAGAAAAATCTGGATTTAATTCAATAGCTTTTTTGTAAGCAGCAACAGCCTCATCAAACCGACCGCTTTCTTGCAGGGAATTACCCAAATCGTGGTAGTCATTATCCATGCAAAACTCCTGCAATAGTCAGTAATTTTTCCAGCGAGTTCAAATCCACCCGCATATCTTTATGTCCCGGATATTTCTGAGTTTGGTCATCCACCAAATCGCCAAGTAAATAGTAATGTTCCAAATTGCATAAATTGCTAATCATCCAATAACAATGCGGAACGTAAAGAGGGGAAAAAATCTCAATTACCTTAGTTCCCGGACTGCAAAAAACTAGATTAGTCAATCCCCCTCCGTGAGGGGCAACAACTACTTTAGCAGCAGCCAAACACGATGCTTGTTCCGCTACCGACATCGTTTCCAATTTGACACTGCGGAACCCAATTTTTTCTAAGTATTTAATTACCTCTTCATCGTTGAGGATTCGCCGATAGGATGCTTGTTGGCGGGTGATATAAATTCGCTCTGAATAGTCTGTATTTAGGAGCTGTTTTTCATTGAAAAAGGTCTGTTTGAGATATTCACACTTCCATTTTGAAACGGCTCCCGATCCGTCATAAAATATTGACGGAACTATTAATTTATCGGCTGTAATGTGTAAATTGCAGCGACTTTCTAAAAGTTTATCTTGAGAAATTCCTAAAGTATCTAAAGTTTCTGTTTGATAGGAAGAATCCCTGGCATTGACAACAAACTTATCTATAGTTTCTATCAATCCGCTCCGCTGCAAAAGGTCAAATCGCGTCATCACATCAAACATCCAATGAAAATAAGCAGCTCCACCCCAGCGAGCCGACAAAAAAGCCACATTTCCATCGAGGTGTTCAGCGGGAGGCAATTTGTCGGAAGTGATTACCAATTCAGCACAACCCATTGAAATATCAGGAACAAGTTTATTGTCTGAAGTAATGACGGCGGTAGTCACAACATCTGCCCAAGCTCGTCCGTTTGGCAATACGGCAACAAAAGCTTTTCTGGAATGACTTTGATGTTCCCAAAATCTGCGGCTGCTGTCGATTGTTTTGGAATCTGATAAATTGATTTGACTCGCAGGATGGATGTCAATGCAGGTGAGGTGCGGATTTGATTCTGCTGCAACGGTCAAATCTTCTGTAAACCCACAGTATTTTTTGAGAACACTTAAGGGTAAGATTTGATTCCTGCATTTTGCCCGATCGCTCTCATCGGCTTCTCCTTGTTGTTCCAGAGCATAACCTATATTATCGTAAGCTTCAAACAAATCCGGTTTAATTTGCAGGGCTTGAACTAAATTAGCGATCGCAGGTTCCCACTGCTGTTTTGCCATTAAACTCAAACCCAATCCTTCGTAACACCAGCAGGATTTTGGATCGAGATTGATGCCTTTTTCATAAATGGCGATCGCCCTTTCCAATTCCCCTTGATTTCGCAGTGCATCGCCCAACTTTTTGTACAGCCAACTATGCTCCGGTTCTAGAGCGATAGCACGACCAAAAGCAACTGCTGCTTCCGGCCAATTTTCTTGTGATTCCAGAACTTCTCCCAAACTATTGTACAGCCAACAATCATCTGGATTTAACTCAATAGCTTTGCGGTAAGCCGCCGCCGCTTCTTCCAAGTTTTCCAGTGCAACCAAAGCCTTACCTAATCTCTCGTAAGACCAACAAAAATCGGGATTTAGTTCAACTAACTTGCGGTAAGCAACAGCAGCGTCCTCCCACTCAGAAAGCTCCATCAGCACATCGCCTAAATTGTTGTAAGTCCAACAAAAATCGGGATTTAACTCAATAGCTTTGCGGTAAGCAGCAGCGGCTTCGTCGTGTTCCTCCATTGCCTGCCAAGTTTCCCCCAAAAAGTGGTAAGACCAACTAAAATTAGGGTTGAGTTCGATCGCCCCTTGGTAAGCGGCCCGAGCTTCGTCCAACTGTTTTTTCTCTTGCAGAGCTTTGCCCAACTTGTGGTAAGTTAAGTAGTTGCCAGACTTAATTTTAATCGCTGTTTGATAGCGGGCGGTCGCCTCATCCAAATAACCTGCATTTGCCGCAATATCCCCCAACTTTTCCCAACCCAGAGACAACAGAGTTTGCTCTTCGCCCAAACTTTGATTGCCGATTTTTTTGACAATCAGTTGATAGCCTTTGTGTACTACTTCTAACTGACTTCCAAACATTTCCAAAAAAACATCTATCCCAATTTTAGTATCTTGCTCCGGGCTGTCGGGAAACGTAAACTCGTAATCGTCAAAAATCATCAATCCCCCAACTTTCACCAACCTCCAAGATAAAATCGCATCTTGCAGAGCACTGGTGGGTTTGTGACAGCCGTCAATGTAAGCAACATCGTAATATTCCGCAGCCAAATTAATTAACAAATCTTGAGAGTAACCTTCTAATTCAATTACCCGATCGGCTGCTCCCGTTTTAACAATATTGCCCTTAAAATGTTGTTGGAAATACAAATCAATACAAGTAATCTTTGCCGTCGGATGAGTTAAAATCTTATCCAGCAGCCAGCAAGCCGACATTCCCTGAAAACTGCCGATTTCCACAACTTGAAAATCCGCAATTCCGGTAAATTCCTGCAAATGCCGTTGCCAAATAGGAATATTGTGGGTAAACCAATCTTGGGTAAATTGATAATCTTTCGCCGCACACTCAGGCCAACCCCTCAATTTGCTCGCTTTTTGGTGGCAAATAATTGCTTCTTCTAATTCCCCTAATTGCGGTAAAATATTTCCTAAATCGTTGTAAGCTTTAGAATTGCTCGGGTCGATTTCTATTTGGTGGCGGTAAGCGGCAATTTGTGCGTATAACTCCTGTTGTTTGGCCCGAACATCATTCAGTTGGGCGACAACTTCCGCAGCATTGGGTTCAATTTGCACTGCCATGCTATAAAATACGATCGCACCTTCCAACTGCTTCTGTTTCGCTAAACTATTGCCTAAATTTATATAAAACTCTGCTCCATCTAACTCAATTCCCAGCAAGTTGTGGTAAATTTTCCCGCTGGCAAGTACCTCGATAGCTTGACAATAAGTTGCGATTGTGCTGTCTAAGCCCGATTCGCTTCGCTTCCGCAAAACATATCCCAACCTCTGATTGATTCCCGTCAAATTCGGCTCAAGCTGAACCGCGTGCAGGTAGGCGCTAACAGCTTCATCCCATGATTGTTCGCAGGTTAAGGCAATTCCCAAATTGACATAAAACCAAGGAATATTTTGATTTATTGCAATAGCTTTGCGGTAGCAAATAATAGCTTCCTGCCACTGTTGTTTTTGAGCCAAAGCGTCCCCTAAGCAATTGTATGCCCAGTAGGAATTATCATTAATTTCCAGAGTCTGACGGTAACATTTAATGGCTGCATCAAAGTCGCGTTTTTGCGCGAAAACATTACCTAAACCCACGTAAGCACGAGCGTAGTTGGGATTGAGTTCGAGGCTTTTGTTGTAACAGGCGATCGCCCGATTTAATTCTCCTCTCTCCGCCCAAGTTTTACCCAAACTGTGGTAAGATTCAAACGAATTTGGATTGATGGCAATGGCTTGTCGGTAATTGGCGATCGCCTCATCCCACCGTTTCTCCCTGACCAGCATTTCCCCCAAATTGTGATAAGCTGTTGCCAGTTGCGGGTTTAACTTAATTGCCCGCGAATAACACTCCATAGCGCGATCGCACTTTCCCAATTCAACAAAACTATTTCCCAGAGTGACGTGCTCCTCAGCAGTTGCCCAATTCGGCTCGATATTAAAAGCTTGATACCAAAAGTCTGCCGCCTCTTCTCGCTTCTCCAACTGCGTCCAAACTCTCGCCAACTGCCGATAAGCAGCAGCAAAATGCGGCGCTAGCGAAATCGCTTTTTCACAATGGGCGATCGCCTTTTCCCACTGTTTCCCCTGAGAATACAAAATGCCGAGATTAGCATAAACTTCCGGCAAATTTGGATTGCGATCGATCGCCGCTTCATACCACTGCTTAGCTTGCTCGATTTCACCTCGAACCTGCATCACCTTTCCCAGCGTCTGGCAAGCTGCCCCCAAATTCGGTTCAATTTTCAACGCTGACTCGCAAGCAGCAACTGCCTCATTCAACTTTCCTTCGGCTAAATAAACTTCTGCTTGCCGACTCAAATCAACCGCTGCCTTTTCCATCTTCTCAATCGAGGGCATAATTAAACTTGCTCCAGACACCAACTAACTCAAACCCACTACCTCAACCATCCTTTTCAGCGAACTCAAGTTCACTAAAATATCCTCAGTCAGCGAATTCTGATACATCAACTGTCTAATAGGATAGCATTCAAAAGCCTCGCCCGCTAAAAAGTAATGTTCCAACTGCAAGTATTGACTGATTCCCCAGTAATAATGGCTGATATAGTGAGGGGACACCAACTCAATTACTTTAGTACCCTGGCGACAAAAAATCGTATTTGTCAAGCCGCTGCCGTGGGCAGCAACTATCACCTCAGCGTGGTAAAAATGAGCTATTTGCTCTGCCAAAGACATCGACTCAGGCAAAATTGAAACAAAGCCAAATTTCTCCAAAACCTCGATCGCATCTTCCTCGTTCAAGACTCTGCGATATCTCGCTTTGCTGCGGCTGATATAAATCCGTTTTGGATAGAGCGAACTCGGTATAATTCCCTTGAGAAACTCGCGCCTCAAAAAATCCATCGCCCACCCAGAAGGCCAGCCCAAATATCCCGCAAAAGACGGCACAATTAACTCGGTTGCTTGAATGTGAGGCAAGCGATCGCTCTCCAAGACTTTCTCTTCGGGAATGCCCAGAATTCTTAGACTTTCCCGCTGAAATTGGTGCTGACAACTATTCACCAAAAACCAATCAATCTCCGCCAAATCCCTACCGCTGTGCCGCAGCAATTCTATCCTCGGCAAAACGTCAACCATCCAGTGAAAATAGACGTTTCCCGACAAACCAGAAAGCACCGCCACGCTGCCGTCAATTTGCTTTAAAGCTGGAAATGATTCTAACTGAAAAACGCTGTGTTTTCTAACATCATGCTTTTCGCATCCAGGTAAAAACCCCGGATAATCTCTCGACACATCAGCCAACAAATAATTGTCAGGAGTAATTACAGCGATCGCCTTGCAAATCAGCCAATAATTTTCCTGCGGAACAATCCAAACTCGCCCGTTGGGAATTGCCGCCACAAAAGTCTTGGGCGACTGCACAGGTATCGGTTGCGAGTTGGACAAACGGCAAACTCCCCAACCCAAATGCACCGGATCGAACCACTTAGAAAGTCGCTGCAAACACAGCCCGCAAGTTAAACCGGTACAATCGGAATTTGCCAATTTGGAATTGGATCTCGCAAATTGGGAATTCGGAATATTTTCTGCACTTGCTTCTGGTGCAGGTTGCCAAAAAAATTCCACATAATTGTCAGCATCCAATTTAGCATTAACCAGCCAATCCCAACTCGATAAATAAATACCTTTAGGAGGTTTTATAGAAGTGTTATCTGGCAAGATAAAACTCTGTTTTTTCCACTCTTTCTGCTCTCCATACCCCTGCAATTGCAACTCTAAAACTTTTTGATAATAATCGATTGCCCGTTCCCAGCGCCCCTGTTTTTCCAGCAGTTTTGCCAACTCAAAATAAACCTGCGGTAAAGCAGGTTGAATCGTCAAAGCCATGCGGTAAACTGCAATTGCTGCGCCCAAGCGCTGTTGCTGGGCTAAGGAATTTCCCAGCCGCCAGTAAATCTCTGCATTCTGTGGCTGAATTTGCAAAGCTTTTTGATAATAAGCGGCGGCAGATTCGTGTCCGCCGTACTCTGTTAAAGCATTTCCCAAATGCAAGTAAATTTCGGCTAAATTATCGCAGATTTCAGCAATTGGTAATTGGGCATTGGGAATAGGACCTTGGGAATTGGGAATTGGGAATTGGGCATTGGGAATAGTTTCTTTTTCTTCCTTCTTCCTTCTATCCTTTACATCCGTTACATCCGCTACAAAATCCGTTGCCGAACTTCCTTCTTCCTTCTTCCTTCCAGTTAGTGCTGTGAGAAATCGATCGCACGCAGCGATCGCCCTTGACAATTCATCATCTTCTACCGCCGCAACTCTCCGCCTGTCTCCCAAGCGGCAGTAAGCCTCAACAAAATCAGGCTTCAGAGCTATTGCCCGCTCAAAATAAGGCATGGCTTCAGCAATTTTGCCCAAAACCATCAAAGAAAACCCCGCGTCTGTATAGCCCGAAATATAGTCGGAATCGATCTCGATCGCCCGCTCGAAACAAGCAAGCGCCGCCGAATGTTCCCCCTGTAATTGCCACGCTTTCCCCAGATTGTAGTGAGCCAAAACCATGTCCGGCTCCAATTCAATAGCTGTGAGGTAAGATGCGATCGCCCTTTCCGGACTTTTGTCCAGCAAAGCTTGACCCAAATTATTGTGCAGCGTCGCCCAATCCGGCTTAATCTCGATCGCCCGCTGGTAAACCTCGATCGCCTCAGCAGCCCGATCTTCCTTTAGCAAAATCACACCCAGATTGCTGTAAGCTTCCACGTAATCCGGCTTCAAAGCGATCGCCTGTCGGTAGGTATCCATTGCCGCTTCGAGCTGACTATTTTCATCTAAAACCACAGCCAGATTGTATAAAGCATCGAGATAATCCGGTTTTTGGGCGATCGCCTTTCGGTAACAGTCGATCGCCCCCAACAAATTACCCTGCTTGTGAAAAACATTTCCCAAGTTATAATGAACTGCCGCCCAATCTGGTTTCAAATCCAGAGCTTGTCGGTAGTGAAAAACCGCCTCATCCAGCCACGCATAGTCGCTGTAAAGTTGACCCAAATAAGCATGAGCCAGAAAAAACTGGGGCGAAATCTCCAAAGCTTGCACAAAAGCGTCTCTTGCCGCCGTCGGATCGCCTTGAGCTTCGAGAATTTCGCCTAAAGTCGTGTAAGCCGAGGGCGAAAACGGTTGAAGTTCGATCGCCTTGTTGCAAAACTCGATCGCCTCAGTTAACTTCCCCCGGTTCAAATAAATTCGGGCTTGCCGGATATATTCTTCAGTGCTCATTGCTAGCGGTGCAGTTGCGGTTTCTTTACCGCTTCAGTAAAACCTAGAAATTCTAATTTAAAAACTTGGTATTTATATTTTTCCCGATCGGGCGATCGATTAATTTTATCAATAACTGTCGATCGACTTTTTTGACTGCCCCTGCTGTAGTTCCTGCATTGAATATTTCAACCTCACCCCGCTTGTGGCAGAGTGAGGTTGAAATCCTTTAAAACTACCGGCTTTGTGAGAACAGCCCCGAATCTTATCCGGTGCTGCCCCACAACAGCCAGTTGTTTTAGAACAACTCGAAGTTGTTGGAGGTAATCGTCAGGTTAGGCTGCAACTGAGCAACAGTTAGCACTCCGTTGGTGCCGTTGAAGAACAACTTACCGCTTGTTGGGTCGTAGACCAACTTGTTCGTCGTGGCTGTTCCTGGAGTAGCTTCGTTGAAATTAGAAACGACGACAAACTCGCTGGCCTCGAAGCTGGTGCCCAAACCAGCGAACACACCACCCGATTTCAAGCGGATCTTATCTTCGGCTGGGGTAAAGTCTGTGATCGTGTCTACGCCATAATCGCCACCGCTGGAGAAGAAGTAGAACGTATCGCTGCCAGCACCGCCCGTCAGCACATCACTTCCTCTGTCGCCAGAGATAAAGTCATTGCCAGCGCCACCATTGACCGTATCGTTGTCTTTACCGCCGAACAGGCTGTCGTTGCCGTCCCCGCCGCTGACAACATCGTTGCCTTGGCCGCCAAAGACTGTATCGTTGCCAGAGCCACCAAGTACGGTGTCGTTGCCTCTGTCGCCAGAAATTAAGTCATTGCCATCGCCGCCGTCTACCAGGTCATCACCTTTACCAGCAAAAATGAAGTCATCGCCGGTGCCGCCAGCGACCACATCGGCGCCGCTGCCTGAAAAGACAGTATCGTTGCCATCACCGGCGCCGATAGTGTCATTGCCGCCTCCGGTAATAATCAGCTCGTTGCCACTGCCACCAGCGACGACATCATTGCCCCCAAAAGTCAGGATAATATCGTTGCCGGGGCTGCCGCTCAACCTGTTGTCGCCGGTGGTGCCGATAACGGTAAAGCCACCGCCACCACCACCACCTGGTAGTGAACTTGCTGGTTGTGTTGGATTAGTTACCTGTGTCATTTACACTCCTCCTAAAAGATCAATCATTTTTCTACAATACACTTTTCCCTCCAAAGGGATTCAATAAATGAAACCGGACATCGGTTGAGACCCTAATTGACCCGGCTGCTATAAGCTGTCATGTAATTTAAATTGTCAGCAGCGAGCCTCGGAGCGCGAGTTGAATCCTGTATTCGTTGAGCAGCAAATCTCGGTTGTTTCCTGCTTTTGACTCTCGACTCCACCACTGCCTCCTCTAACACGAAAATATTCCAGTTAAACGTTTGCGAGTTTACCATAATGACCGTCGGTGTGGCTAGTCATTATTAAAACAATAGCCGGAAGATACACAGAGACCATTTTTAATGGGAGTATGCTCTCAAGATTGAGAAGTTGCACCGGGCCCGCGGGCACTGTCGATCGCCGGAGAGTTCGATCGCCCGCAATGGAGCTGGAACTGATCTGCGATTTTTTTTAAGTACACTGTAGTTGACCAGACTTTTGATTTTCGCCAATAGTTCCCCAGAGATCAATTTTTTTTAACTGGCTTTTACAGCAAGCCCGCGCACGCTGGAGGCCCTATTTAATCGCAACTGCGTCCCAACACAGTCCCGGACGGGCTTTTGAGCCTCATCACCTGGATGTTTCCAGCCAAATCCCTCACGCTCAATGCAGGATTTTGGCTAAAAAACCCTGTTTTTCAACCACAATCCGTCATTTCAACCATGAGCCACATCCACCCGGAAAATCAGACAATGCAGCGATCGTCTTTTGGTGAAGTTGGGATGAAGGGTGGGCCGGTAGATTTGTGACGGTACTGTCACTAGATTTTAGATTTTAGATTTTAGATTTAGTCCACAGATGAATCGCAGTTATGGGTTGGCACAATTGTAGTTATGGATAATTTACCTGTTCATCATGCTGAAGCCGTCAATTTTTTGATGGTATCTATCGGGTCCCAAGTAAAATTCTTACCTCGATACTCGCCGGATTTATCTCCCATCTAGTTGTAGTGGGCAAAAATCAAAGCGATTTTCCGTCCTGAAGCGTATCCACCTTCAAATCTTCTCGATGAAGCGATTACTAAAGCTATTAATGCTTTTAATGATGAAAATGCTTGGCGATCCTTTCATCACTCTGGTCTCTTTTGAAAACCAATTAAATAGTTCATTTTTGTGGTAGATGCGATCGCTAATACCTGTGAGTGAAAATATTAAGTTTTTAGCATTTTTTTACTAATTGTTGTTAAATTATATCCGATCATTAACGATTAGCAAATTACCCGAAATTTGGTTCGGCATTCATTCAGATAAAATCTGTACTATTTATTCCTAGCGGTGTGCTGTAAGTTGCGCTGGTGAAGCGTTGGAATTGCTCTGGCTGTCGTACTTGTAGATGTGAGCGTCACTCTCGAAAATATAAATGATGGAAGTAGCTGCATAGTAGGTCAGCGCTAGCAGCGACA of Oscillatoria nigro-viridis PCC 7112 contains these proteins:
- a CDS encoding sodium-dependent bicarbonate transport family permease, encoding MDLSLVASNILNPPILAFFMGMLAIFLKSDLEIPAPIPKLFSLYLLFAIGFKGGVELSKSGIDQQIALTIVAAMLMSMLVPIYTFLILRIKLDSYNAAAIAATYGSISAVTFITATSFLTAQGIDFDGYMVAALALMESPAIIVGLILVSVFGGEEGKREIVWPEVLQEAFLNSSVFLLIGSLIMGIMTGEHGWQVMSPFTQDLFYGVLTFFLLDMGLVAASRIKDLQEAGIFLICFAILIPIVNAVIALLIAKLIGMPQGDTLLFAVLCASASYIAVPAAMRLTVPEANPSLYISTALAVTFPFNIIVGIPLYLYGINMFWR
- a CDS encoding glutathione peroxidase, which gives rise to MLTNHEGQRVPKVTFRTRKDNEWVDVTTDDIFAGKTVVVFSLPGAFTPTCSSTHLPGYNELAKVFKENGVDEIVCISVNDTFVMNEWAKDQEADNVTLIPDGNGEFTEGMGMLVDKTDLGFGKRSWRYSMLVKDGVVEKMFIEPEEPGDPFKVSDAETMLNYINSAAAKPKVVSLFTKIGCPFCAKAKAMLSKHGLDYEEIVLGREITTRSLRAMTGATTVPQVFIDGKLIGGSEALESYLTVA
- a CDS encoding Uma2 family endonuclease; its protein translation is MLTSELDTLLKEQALQRQDPEDRYITDSANWEQYETLLNRIGDTAGYRVTYLDGVLEIMSPSRRHESRKTGIGNLLEIYFVEAEIEYFPFGSTTLRQEEKSGGTEPDEAYCIGTDQEFPDLVIEVIVTSGSINKLELYRRLNVREVWFWRNDRFSIYHLREEIPVEFAPNCGYELITQSELLPGIDIDMLRECVKNPHPLAAAKEWRQNCRPT
- a CDS encoding tetratricopeptide repeat protein, with protein sequence MDNDYHDLGNSLQESGRFDEAVAAYKKAIELNPDFSWSYHCLGDVLLKLEKWEEAVAAYKKAVELNPDFSWSYHNLGDALLKLRRWEEAAAAYRCEIALNSDFAWSFCNLGDALTKLKQWDEAIATYLKAVEIDGDLPGIYDKLGYALRQTESDFNLVLEQSQLQITPKNGEFYLQLGKNLAKYDRPKSAIIIYNFLLTNMPSCAGLSGELEELLQQQEKCVREALEEDRALASSRATVAQKPDDCWSYYNLGAVLSHQKYWEEAAAAFFQALKINPDLPWWFYYNLWEVFVRQNKLDEVEKLCREVVAAKPEAFWPYLNLGEALTRQGKIAEAIDFYRTVSYKQSFASIISKRTGKMPVPQADTGKMPVPQADTGKMPVPQADTGKMPVPQADTGKMPVPQQETGKMPVPQNWNLKPVKVPNFIIIGCQRCGTTSLYTYLAQHPQILTPIKKEMDFFSWHFDRGIDWYLAHFPPMPSGEQFVTGEASPSYFDSREAPERLYSLFPEAKLIVLLRNPVDRAISQFYRLTGLNWEARSLDRAISDEVERLNQNPEYIIGEEPGNYLARGRYIEFIKKWRTFFPPEQLLILKSEDFYAGAATTLKQVLEFLDLPEYQLSEYQNANPGSYQPVNESVRDWLSDYFRPYNQEVEEYLGRQFDWE